In Panulirus ornatus isolate Po-2019 chromosome 18, ASM3632096v1, whole genome shotgun sequence, the DNA window TTACTGTGATCCTTCTCCTTCCTCGCGATAAAATTCTTGCCCTTGATCCCTATCTCGTACTCCGTGGGGCAGTTTCCTACCACGTCTATCTGTTGAAAGTGTACATAAGGACAAGATGGAGCAATCAGAAACCTAAGTAATTAGTAACTGCTTGCtatattgttgttgttacatgtgtggcggggtggcgaaggggaTGAGtgggggcagacggtgtgaattgtgtgcgcgtgtgtgtgtgtgtatatgtatgtgtacgttgggatgtatgggtgtgtggacgtgtatgtatatacatgtgtatgtgggtgggttgggccattctttcgtctgtttccttgcgctacctcgctaacgcgggagacagcgacaaagcaaaatgaatataataaaaaaaaaaaatatatatatatatatatatatatatatatatatatatatatatatatatatatatatatatatatatatatatatatatatatatatgaaattggttAACTGGACGTACACAAAGagcagtgattaatggtcaagcctcaagaTGGTTAAATGTgcgaagtggtgtgccacaaggatcagtcttaggaccgcctctctttctcatacatattgaTGATATTGAGAACGGGCTGTACTGTAAGACATAAAAATTCGCAGACGATATCAAGTCGGTAAATGAATCTACGACAGATTTTAAACGTCTGTGGCTTCAAGAGAaggtagacaaactgatggactgtgCTCACAGGTGACAAATAAATTTTGATATCGAGAAGCGGAAAGTCTTACGCGTCGGTAGCGAAAACGAGAAGTAAAGCTAGAGAATGACTCGAGTTGAGAtgcaaaaggtaaataaggaTGTAATAATCTTTAGTCATCTAAATCCAAGTAAAACAGCGCACAAAAGTTATACAAAGGGTGAGCCAAACTCTTGGTGGATGTATAGGTCAGGTTATCAAAGTCATTtcagggaaattatccttactcttcACAAGCCATTGGTGCGACCCCAGCTTGAATACTGTCATTTAGTTTTTTGGTCACCCTACTCGGAAGAGAGACGtagacagaatgaagagagagtAATAGCTACGAGCTACCATGatgtactgactgactgacacagtGAACAAATCTTATGAGAGACAATTAAACGACTTTGTTTATCTTTGAaaacagaaggttaagaggtgatctaaaacAGACATTAAACAAAGTTATCAAAGACTTCAGAAATCCCGATCTAACAAACTGCTTAAGGATTGATTCGTCTGCTTGATCTGTGATGGATACGAACTCGTAGACAATCATTTTACCTGGGATGAGGCGTGGTATGGAATGATTAATCAGTCAGGGTAGATGAATGCAGCGCctcagatacgtttaagaacagacttgataaacatttcgcttcagaTGCATGGTAGACATTATTTGCGACTCCTTACTCAAATGAAAACTTTGATGTACTTTTTGGTTTTGGAATAACTGTAAGTCTTTTCTCCTCGTACCTCACTAATCTAAGAGCTTCTGAGCCCTTACACCATTGCAGACAGCCTCGTCAGAACCCATTTAAGTCCTGCATCTGCTTAGAATTCCTCTGTCTTCCTGTGCATATAACTCTTACCTCATCGATGTATCGACCGTTATTCACTGTGGACAGGGAGGGTAGTGAGTTCTGGAAGGCGGAGGCGACGCCCTTCTTGAAGTTGATGGACCAGACGTCGTCGTCAGGATGACTACACACGTGATGTACACGGCCGTcgctcaccgccaccaccagcggGTACCTCTCCAAGAAGGTGGCAGCAGGTGGACCTGCGAGGAGTGAGtgactgattattttttttgggggggccgcAGTTTTGCAGCTGCTTTGTCAtgtgctcctacctactactacatcctgtgggcggtggggcaaaggaggaggagatatataAACAGTGTGTGTACATGAAAGGTCCAGGGAGCTGGGGGCCTTAGCGATTGAAACCCATCATAGGCTACATAAAGTGGGAGGAGATCAGTAACCAGGGAATATGTAAGAGTAACAAAGGACATCGTAATGGACCGAACTGACGTTTGAGTCTTACAAAGACATCGGTAGTTTGTGTAgtgattagaaaaagaaaacgtgtagGGGACACTTACATAACTGAGGCtgaatttagaaaaatatagataGTGAGCAAATCATGTGACAGCATCATTGTGCTTTAGTGGACGTTACAGAAAATCAAGGTTTGACTTAGGGTGACACACGTAGTCAGCACAGCTGGGTGCAACGTTAGGCTATGGCTGCGTACAGTAATGATCAACACTGAATTAACATTAGCCCCAGTGGAAGGGGTTGTCCTTCGGTGGAATCTTATATCCTGACTAAAAAAGATAAGTTTTTTCATTAATGTTTCACTTTatatcttcatttctttcatggtTGAGTCGTAAGATTTCAACCTTACAGCTCACTCAGTTCTTTTTCTTTATCCAGCTGATATCTGATGTGACACAGTGAACAGTGTCTTCAACACCCTCAGAGTTATTCAGAAACTGTATACTCTCAGTGAATGGTAAAGTgaggggtgttgtggtgtagtagtggcagtggtggtgtgtgaggtgttgtggtgtagtggtgacaggggtggtgtgtgaggtgttgtggtgtgaatGTGGTCTGTGCGGTGATTCTAGTCTTTAagtcatattatcactacatcacATCTACAGTGAAATCACTGTATAATCAaagagattgatatatatatatatatatatatatatatatatatatatatatatatatatatatatatatatatatatatatatcccatctatACTAACTTGTTAGCTCATCACTTTTCAAATGAAATCCTCTTCAATCTTTTCTATCCCACAGTAACAGAGCGACTTTACTGTGTGCACAATACTTCCCACTGGTAAACAAAAGACTTACAAATATAAACATTTGAATACTTAAACACAGGCATGACGTCCAAAGGCAAAAAGGTTTTCCTTACCTGGAGCTTCATCTATCTTGAAGTCCTCTATAGATATGGCCATGTCACAGGGAGTCAGCCACGTCAGTTTGACTTGGGAGGACCATGTAGTCTCTGAGTAGCTACCGCCCACATCTTTCACCCTGACCAGCGACCTGCCATCGTATCTGTAGGAGTAGGTGTAGTTGGAGGCGTACTGGAGCTTGGGGGAGCCAGGGACGGAGCACTCCGTGGAGCAGAGTGGAGTCTCGTTGATCCTCGGCCctggtgatggaaggggaaggTCATATACCCCAGAACACAtacagttagaggaggaggaagcagcggCCTTTTGGGAGGAGTGACGaagcggcggtgtgtgtgtgtgtgtgtgtcagggtgtgaGGAGGTCTATACTGCCACCTAGCTTTGTCGGTGGTTTGTTTGTATGGGTAGGGAGTCCCACACCTTAACCATGAGTCGTCATGAGTCTCTCAGTCATACAACTTTCGTTTCGCACGGCAGTCATCACAATAATTATTGTTTCGGTGTCTCTTAACTACAAAAAGTGAAGTAGAAACAACTTTTTCTGACAATTTTCTGaatttggaaaaatcaaaaatgtATCGAAGTCATTCCGAACAAGCGAGGCAGAGGAGTTCCTTCCCTCTCTAACAACCGACTGAGTTGTTGGGTGATCAATTGTGTTCATATGAGTCTATATTACTGAATAGCACTATAGATTATCGCTCATATTGCACTATTACTGTCTGATGGTGGAGAATATGGTTAACAAcattcactaacacacacacacacacgtacacacacacacactcacacacacacacacacacgtacacacacacacacactcacacacacacacacacacacacactctgataaTAGCTGTGAATCACACACATCTCAGTCATGATAAACCATTGATAACGAAGGATTTCAAAACGACAAACTGGGAGGGTGGAATTTTGGATTGGCATTGTGATATATGGATACAAGGACACAAGTCTTTATAGAACGTCTACGAAGATATGTCTTAAAACAACATGTCATTAAACTCCctgaggatgagagggactgagacGTCATCATTGTTAGATATTGCTACCATGGTGGATATTACCTTCACATGCACCAGCGCGGTTATTGAGAATATTATACGACGACACTCCAACTGGAAGATGTGATCCTATATCGACCAAGTTTAAGTACGTGGCAGATAAGATCTTAAAAGAAAAAGCAGAGATGACAAGAGGGTTAAGAACAGGAGCTATAGTTTCAACTTCTCTTGAAACTTTGAGAAATTGGAGTTCAGTCGCCAGGAACCAGAGATTTACGGTGAGAGGCTCTGGGATATTTATAGTGAAGGAGGTAAGAACGTGGGTACTACCTGTAGTCCCAACTAAAGACGGAGGGAATGATAAGAGAGACGAGTTAATGGTTTAAGATGTAGCAAAGTCATGAAGCTCCGTCCGATATGTGCAGTGGTGGAGATCCAGACGGGAATGCAGGAAGGCCACAATTGCAGGGTATAAGAGAACATAGAATGACTTTAGCAggataagaagagaggaacagagaaacttagAGATGAATGATGTCGAAAAGATGAAAGGAAATTTAAAACTTTTACGTAAATTCATCTGAAGTCAGTTTACAGTAAAAGAGCAGGTAATTcaggctatgggactcagagggAAAGAATTTCAGAGAACGATGTAATGATGAATGaggaaataaatgataattttAGGATTGTTTCCACGATGGgagacaccacaaccacaacaccaatgAGACATGTTGTGGAGGAGGCTTTAGAAATCCTAGAGTAAGGGAGAAAGTGTTCTACCTTAGTATTctctgcttgttgtagaaggcgactaagaagtggcgggagcgggggggctggaaaccctccacttctTGTGCTTCAGCTTCTAAAAGATGGAGGAGCCAAAcgaggattgctcatcctccccgaaggctcaggcttcggggaggatgaatgtgtatggatgcaacaaagatgaggagaaaggagaaataggtcgtatgtttgaggaaaagaacctggatgttcaggctctgactgaaacaaagctaaggaaggggtaacactactgctgaagcaggagttaggGGATCccaatgtgtgaaagagtgtaaggtagtgagctctagactgatttaggtagaaatgaaagtgggttGTGCGAGAtggggtgattattagtgcctatacacctggccatgagaagaaaggtatGGTGTAGtcatgacagtggtggtgtgtgaggtgttgtgatgtactaatgacagtggtggtgtgtgcggtGCTGTGGTGTACtaatgacagtggtggtgtgtgaggtgttgtggtgtactaatgacagtggtggtgtgtgcggtGCTGTGGTGTACTAATGACAGTGGAGGTGTGTGAGGTATTGTGGTGTACTAATGCCAGTGGtggtgtgtcaggtgttgtggtgtagcaAGGAGTGTATGTAACTCACTTGCTTGAGCCCCTGCCACTATGGCGAGAACGAGGAGACCTGCGGAGGTCGCCATGGTAGTGCCACACCGTCACAACCACTGCCGCTCAGCTTGGGTCGTCCATCCTTTGTATACCCGGCAGCCAGGGGTTGCCAGCAGTCAACTGCTGACGAATGTCTGTAAGTAATATCTGTTGTTGACAGCAGCAGCTGTCTGTCACTTTACTTTCATTTCAAGGAGTAGATTCTCGAGAAGTAAGTATACCCTCAgtgaggtgcctgcattacaATGCTACGATGTGTGGCATGTAGGTGTTAGTCATTCATGTTTCGTATGTAGATTACGTCCAAGGTTTGATAATCTGGTACCAGGATTTCTAAAATCTGAAAGCTTTATTGATGATAATCCAAACTTAGACAATATGTCTCATACTTGATGATAATAAACCAGACTTAGACAATATGTCTCATTCTTGACCTATAGTGCTCAAATGTACCCTTTTCCTCCTTAATACacattatacatttttctttcatcattctcGAAACTTTCCCTATACTCCCGACCATTTTCGTGTCTCACTCTTTATCTTGCAGTAATAGTATCTTTACTGTTATTCTTCCCATACGTATGGGATCCAAGACCTCTCTATGTACTGTATCTCCAGTCGTGTTCTCTGACGGCCTTTCTTCTCAACACTTCCTTCTCCTGAAAGCTCCTTTCGACCAGTGTTCCTCCATTGTCCTAACCCACTTATCATCACTGTTCGTATATTAATAGAGGTCAAGAACAGAAATTTGCTGCTCATACACATCATATATTTTCACGTCAGAGTCATCAGTGAAGAACTGGAACCTTTTGAGCCTTCAACTTCCTCCTCTAAAGACAGGTTCAACTtcctcccccaaacacacaaTATGATGCCCTGGTTCACCAGTGTCGTCTATATTTATAGCCATTACAACATGGTGGTTTGCTCGCCCTTCTCTCTACACTAGATTACCCATCACGTGCCCTTGGTAAGTGTAGTGTTTGCGTCGTATAACGCAACATCAGCGTAAGACGATTGCTTGGCACGGCAACTTGCATATCTCACATGATATGTTATCGTCATTTGTCGGGCCGCGCATGACCGCGTCTCGAGAATCTACCAAGTGCATGACACTGAAAGATATTACCATGTAAAtaactgtctcttcttttttatgattaattctgttttctttgtgtaaaaaggaagaaaataattaTTCATTACTAGTTCTATAAAAGAGGaatctgtgttgttgtgtattaaTAATGTCactttcaaatgagctaaacaaATTACTTTTGAATTCCTTAATTACGTTTTTAATGATATGCGTCAGACTAGTGGCTGTAATGACTCTAAATCACACACAATAAAAGTAATGACAgaggttagacacacacacacacacacacacacacacacatgcctggtCCAACCCTCAATGGGGTCAGACGTGTGTCAGTGTTGCTCCCGGGCCGCCAGAGGTCAACTATAGACCTAAACTCACCCACAAGATTGTCTCCTTCCAATGAATTCAGTCgtgaaggcaatatatatatatatacacacacacacaccttagctaACTTTACCAGCGAACAATTTCTCCAGCAACTCactgagagaagtgtgtgtgtgtgtgtgtgtgtctagagagAGGTTTACGTTGGTAGCTGTGGTCGCCTTAGTGTAAACACCACAACGCTGGCATATAATCCGACTGGTTATTGTAGAGAGCCAGCGACTCGAGTGTCGGAGGGGCGATCGCTTAGTATATAAGACACCATATGACCCTGACAGATACCACCGCCAATGTGGACCTCACCCCAGTCACCAAGACTACTAACCCCTCCACTGCTTCACCCTGTACCAACCACTGCTCGTACAGACATACACAAGAGCAGTCCTGTACCTGAAACGGTGATTGTCTCAAACAATCCATGAAAAGGAAATACCTTAGTTAAcccatagttatgtgtgtgtgtgtgtgtgtgtgtgtgtgtgtgtgtgtgtggactaatAATGTTATTATAAAGCAACCaacttgaaagaaaaatatgctCGCCGttaaatacataatacatgtcAAGATAATAATACTGGAACctaaccaatatgtaactttacattacTTAATATTCAACGAATCACCACGAAATGTATGCTATGTAAACCCATAGAATTATCTCTGGAAACCCTCTTGTACAAGGTAGACCTTCCTCACTCATGGGTCTATTCAAAGATTAGATATATAGTCAACCCTACCTCAGCCTTAAGCTGTTTTGTGATTCATTAACTAGTCACTATAATGATCCTCCTCTCTAGTTCTGTAATTTCTCAACTGATGGTTGCCTGAATTTGATAAATGGtttcttcatttatctatctatctgtttgttaATATCCATACACAAACGTAGTGGCTAGTGGGTCATCACGGGTCGTTGTTGAATATATCTTCCCTCGGGGCTTatcgataagtgggtacctgaCTGAggcttctatgtgtgtgtgtgtgtgtgtgtgtgtgtgtgtgtgtgtgtacgacttaGAAGTAAAGACACGGTATATGTAAAGTTGTGAGACGGGGCAACGGGAGTGTACAATTCTAATTGAGATGTGCACTGGCGAGGATATAGATGGCGCTACATCCAGGCAACATTCAAAAATGACAAGAGAGCGAGGAACGAGTACACTGACGATGAGAAAGGACAAGGCTGGAGGAAAACCCAAAGCTTTTCCATGAGTTCATCAAGCGTCAGTTACAAGATGAGAGGATAGACAGCAAATGACATTAAGGGATCCAGGTGTTTGAACTGTtgtggatgatgtaaggatatgagaGGAACTGAATGATAAAGTCCAGATGATAGGTTTCCACAGTGGTGAGCACTATAACCCCAAACACAAGTGAGATGtaattggggagggaggaggttgtagcgAACGAGTTATCCAGAAAAGACATTTTGCAGAATACTTAAAAAGTCTTGACCCATAAAGGGCTCCGGGTCCTCACTGAATCTCCCCATATTcgctgaagacgtgtgcagatacACGACGCAAACCTCATGAAATAATGGTCAAGatgtcactagagagagagaccgagGGCTGTAGAAATGGAAATGGGCAAAAGTCATCCTGTCTATAAGCAACGAGGCtagggagaaggagagagctGCAGAGAATTAAAAAGCAAAtcgatgactttctacagaggaaatAGCTACCTAAGTTCGTGACAAAGCAGTTGTAGGGAGAGAAGGTAACGTAAGACAAACATTTGAGAGTTTCTGCAAGAGAGTGAGCTTTGTCTTAGACGAAGGGAAAGGCGGGTTGGGACTCTTTGTGTccggattgccagaaagcatttatcTGTGTCGCAATGGAGGCTGATTTAGAAGCCGGACCACTGAGCAGAAATGAGGTGGAGACTTCTTCAGTGAACACACACTTATCTCAGTAGAAGGGAACGGAGGATGAATTTTTCAgtagccttttccaaatgggtcaAGGTAAATAGCAGAATGCCACGCTACACGGTACGGTACTCTTTTTGATCTATGTAGACGACTTGCCTGAGTATGTTGGCAGATGAAGTAAAGGTCACGAAGGCAGTGAAAGATGAGGAGGATTCCATCAGCTTACAATGGAACCTGAGCCGACTCTCAACTTGAACTCatacatggttgatgagattCAAGTCGACAAATGTAATGATGATGGCCTCTGAACAGGAACATTGAGCAATGGATTGGATGACATGGTCGTCTTGGAGGCAATGCTACacatttggcggagacagaagcatcaccccaTAAGAtatagtaatttacccaaggaaagtcagaaagatAGTTACattagttattccagtcagctttgctgAGGTGCCAAAAATTACGCTTAGAATTGGCTGCTGAAGTGAGAGATGCCGTTAGAATTGATACGTTTTGAGAGTGTGATCATATGAACCAATTGGTTGTGGTATTCTGTATTATTACCGGGATGGACTACACTTGGAAAACAAAGTCAGAATAttgggagagtggtcacagcagtcaggaatatggatggATAGGGTGGGAGACAGTTTGCTCTATgttattgagaatggagaacgtgagggcctCAATCCCTACaacatccgtatgggaggaattcaaccattccctatggtgaacgttgaaattccCAAGGTGCAGATGGGGGAatatcacagtctcatggcaggaatttagatggtcgaagaaggatataaaatctgtagaattaggagagcaataggcgaaacagaggaaaaatgtggtAGTAGGaggcagaccttgagccacataacatcaaagtttggagactcaggGCCCTTGAGGCGTGCAGCAGGTGTGTTGCGGTCGGAATTTGCACAAACACCAACTTTGAACAGGactcgtgagtggaggttatagNNNNNNNNNNNNNNNNNNNNNNNNNNNNNNNNNNNNNNNNNNNNNNNNNNNNNNNNNNNNNNNNNNNNNNNNNNNNNNNNNNNNNNNNNNNNNNNNNNNNTGTACGAGAAACAGGTTATCTGTTGACACCAGAGACTGAGGTTGACTAGGATGTCTAGTGTACTGTACGAGAAACAGGTTATCTGTTGACAACAGAGACTGAGGTTGGCCTTGTAGGAAACCAGGTCGACTTTACGTCTAGTGGAGACAAAGTGGTTCATTAAGTATCCCATATAACATAACTGACGTCTGCTCTTGGTGGAAAGTATTACTTAATAAAGTATTGATAGTATGTGATGATGACGGGTCGTTAGGGACATTGCAGAACTGAAGCTCAGTTAGTGAGGACACAAGATGGTATCATGCTGTACCTAGAGGAGGCAGCAGCATTACGCTCTACTGATGGATCATTGTGAGCATATTGGTCAGGGGTAAAATGCTGAACTGTGGGGAGCATCATCCAATGCTAAATAAATGGCCCAACTATAACTAATCATTGTTAATGATGATCTAGcctatatatattgtccaataAGACTAGTCTAAGTCATGAACCGATCATTTATCTCCTGAGTGTCGTAGTTTATATAGCCTGTTGTACACCGACCATGAAGCTAACACTTACTTGTGGCGCCTTCCACGTTGAATCCCTTCATTGTGATGGCCATGTCACAGGGGCTGAGCCACGTCAGTACAACTTGGGCAGACCATCGCGACTCTGTCTCTCCTTCGTTAACGTCCTTCAACTGGATCCTGGACGTCCCGGCGTAGCTGTAGACGTAGGGCTTGTTGAGCTCGTAGCGGAGTTTGGACGGGTCGTTGGCACGACATCCCATGGAACATAAGGATTGGGCTCCCTCCCTTAGCCAGTGCGAAGGTCCTGAGGGAGGATTGTGAGGCTTGAGTCAGCATCTCGGACCCGCTAGGACTCTCCTAGTGTGTGGTGGACGAGAAGATGAGCGTCCTTGACAGACGGACGCACCAATGGTTATGTGATAAACGACGATAAACGAATGTGTGTTGGACTATGTCACGAACTGGACATGAAAACTTGAACTATAAGAAGATCTCGCGAGGACAATAAGATCTCGCTAAGGACAATAAGATCTCGCGaggacaataataataagaagatcTGGCGAGGTGCTGTGGTGAAGTAAAGTAAGTAGTGTAACTCACCTGCCTGAGTCCCCGCCACCAGGACGAGAACGAGGAGCCCTGCGAAGGTCGTCATGGTGGTACAACACTGCTGCCTCACCACGACTGCTGCTCAGCCCCTCGTATCCCCCGTCTTATATACCCGACGTCAGCCGGGGGTCAACTGTGAGGGACGTAAGTCTCACATGATAATTTCTCGCGTGCTAAGCAGCAGCTTCGTATCACCACATGATAGGGATGTTCTTAACTTATAAACTTTTATGTCTCAATGATCATCAGAAGATACAAATAACTGTGAGTATGTGAGGCCCGCCAGATGACCAACAAGGTCTTATCCtggtaaaagaaagatacagtatatatatatatatatatatatatatatatatatatatatatatatatatatatatatatatatatatatatatatatatacccatttagtGGTAATTTCGCATTACTtaccaggttgcttaaatcctttaatgtgaatgtagccttcagcaataacaatactataaagaatatctttatcaaaaactcaccagaaaattctgcgggatgtgtttacacaataccttgtaaaaattgtaatatattttatgttgggcagactggtaaggatctttctgttagacataagcaacatagatatagaataagaacaggacaagaatcaaataagtGTTGTAATACAATATAGTTCAC includes these proteins:
- the LOC139755064 gene encoding vitellogenin-like, coding for MTTFAGLLVLVLVAGTQAGPSHWLREGAQSLCSMGCRANDPSKLRYELNKPYVYSYAGTSRIQLKDVNEGETESRWSAQVVLTWLSPCDMAITMKGFNVEGATSKC